TAACAAGTCAATCACATGATTATTGACTATCAAAATAGATGGcagttaattaattttaatcCTTGACTGATATTAGCATCCCTCGAGCTACACTGATCCATttgcacttcctgtgtgtgtgtgtgtgtgtgtgtgtgtgtgtgtgcgtgcgtgcgtgcgtgcgtgtgtgcgtgcgtgcgtgctcACCTTGAACAGAGCAGACAGTTGTGTTCCTCCGGGGAAGCGAGGGATCATCCAGTGGACGGCTCGGCTCTGTAGCTTCAGCTCGGCGCTCTGATCCGGACTGCTGAGCTCCTGCGACAAACTGAACCCAGAACAGTTTCAGTAACACGTCTGCACACGACAACACTACGGTGAAACATTAAACTTAATGTTTGAGTTAAAACACCACAGATGAGCCTGCGGAGGTCAGCAGGTTGTCACAGACGATGAGGCAGTGAGGCAGAAAGGCTTTCACTGCTCATTTGATAGATAATCCTGCTGACGGCTTTCAGATGATGTAACTCTGCTCCACAATTATGAGGTTTTGATTTGGGTTTTGGGAGATTATGATTTTTGATGGTGCCTTCACGTGATCACAGTTTTAGACATGTTGTCGAAGTCTGCTGCATCTGTGTGCGAATTCAGATGGAGTTTAATTCATGTGAATGAGGTCGGCACGTTGAAGTGCAGGTGACCTGACacaccagatggtttgttacaaaGAACCATCTGGGAGGTCGTCCTTGGAAATAGTTTGGAAAAGGGCAGACACCTTCGAGAAATACTTGGTGATTGgacgaaccatctgtctatcagAGTCTGTCCCGGGTTAACTTCAGACTGATCAGATCGACATCAGGAGACACCGCAGGAGCTGGTCGGTAAATCAAACTGAAACCTTCAGTGTCGCTCTTTGCTCTGATGTTATAGCGGCTATGCTAACCTCTGGAGGAGCCGCCATTGTCGCTTCCCTCGCTGATCATCACACCTAAGCCACGCCCACAGTGTCAAAGGATACTGATTGGTTCAAACACTGTTGTTCAGCCACAAGCACAAAGCTCAAAGCCTGCTGAGATGGATTCATGATCTCTTGATCACATGATTTGTCTTTTACACTTTCCAACAGGTGTCATCACCAAGAAGGAGAAGCAGAACAAGACGGCTCCAGCCGAGTGTGATATACTGACGAGGAGGCAGAAcgacatctccaaaactcagcagctGACAACAAAACTATCTGGACGTATAAACAGCTCTACAGGAtatttgttcttcatttttaggtgaactgaccctttaagcCTCACTGAGCAGCTCACATCACATTTTAAGATTGTTTACACTTTGGACCAGCTGACCAGCTGTTTCCACCtgaggaaaacataaaaagggGTTAAACTGGAGAGAAACAGATGGTTTTTAAATTTAGCCGTCGTCGTCTAAATTAACTTCCATCTCTAACTCGTctaaaactgctgctgcagcagctgggcctcCACCCGTCACTGGCTTACATTTCCATAACTTTAAATAACAAATTAGGAGagcttcctcctgctgctctgtggggCTGCCTactttgttaatgttgtttccTATTTAAAAACTCAGCGAACCAGAGACTCTCTTTAACATTTGATTCCTCACACAGACGAGGAATTCTCACGATTTCCTGTCTGGACTCAACTTTCTTCTTcatgtcacaaaaacaacaacacgagaGTCGTAATCAAATGAAAACTCAACAGACTGTGAGGTCGTGTCGTCATCAGCAGGACGGTTTTTACATATCGATATTTTCATACTGACACACGTCAGTTTTAATTTGAATGCGAGCGTCTCACCTGACGGAGCCTTTAGGAACAGGGATGGTGGCACAGACGTTGATGGCAGCGCTGCGAGaacaaaacagtgacatcatcatcatcatcatcatcatccactaATCCTTAATGTGTTCATTAACATTGTGTCAGTAAGTGCTCACTGATCACTACACTGGGAGACGTTTCATCTGTTTGTTATTCATAGTTTGCACCGTCTGATCtaaagacatttatttaatcaaatgtttACAGTTACGGATAGTTACAGGTGAAGTTTGGCTCTGAGAGCTCGATGAGATATTTAATATCAGCAGGATGAAGTAAAATCTGACCTCTTTGGTGGCAGGTCACAGCGAAGCTTCAGGTacatcagcagcctgcagaggaaacacaacgACTGTTTCATGGTAACGTTTGTGTCTTTCAGCCTCAATCAGGCTGATGAGACACTCAGACAAAACTCTGATCGTTTACTGAAGTGAAAGTTGAATCTTGCAGAAGACTCTCAGAATTCAAAGGTACTTTTAAGAACATGGGGGCAGCATGTCACTAGATTAACCGCTTAGCTGTCCTCGGctgctagctgctgttagctaactagctcatGGATCTGTTAGCCGCGGTGGACTGGACTCTGTGGGACTCTGACCTTCCTCCGGTGTCTCGCTCGATGGTTGGAAAGAGACGGAAGGGAGGAGCTGACGGCAGGTCATCACTCAGCTGGTACTGCATCACTGTTTGCTGCAAcacgaggaagaagaggagagagaacgaCTGATCAGTGAGCAGGCAGCAGATTAATGTTTCAGGGAGTTTGGTTCCTGGACTCAgacaacaacaagctgcagaGTTTTCAGTCACTTCGAGCCCATTTTCACACaacaaatcacaacaaatgaCTAACGAGAAGGAAGGTAATCAGTCTAAACCGGTTAGGATTATGTTTCTTTGTGAGGTGATGTGTAATCAatgagctgaaacatttaaatcttgtgtgttttgtgtgttctgtgaggCAGGAATCTGTGGAAGAGGCTTAGTGAGACGTTTAACAGTAAACAGCTCATGAATTCAGATACTTTGTGTTCCTGCAGCCAccttaaacattttgttttctaagaTCTGTGACTATTATTATTCAAGAGGAGTGTCGCATGGACTTCATGATCATTCAGAACAATCTCTTGAAGAGCTTTCAGTCATTTACAAAAGCCACATTTTTCAACAGCCTCGTCTTTTATTGACACACGTTCTAACATCTCCTCAACTgtaattatcaaataaatgaaatgtttgttttggaagtACTTTTCCAACATTGCAGGTCTTCTCAGCCTGTTTAAGCTCCAAAAATGTCTGCAAACGAGGTCGAGCAGACTGTGAGCAGCCTGACAGGTGAAATCCAGGGCACAAAGCCCTCAGAGTCCCGGCTGCACGACACGCTGCTGCTCATCAAGATGGTTGCTGaacatcacaacattttatatccaaGTCCACATAAAGCATCTACGTAAAAACAGCCGTccaaaccaacaaaaataaagtatatGTAGAAACAAcgacagagtgacagagtgagTGGATGATCACCTCTCCCTGGCTGGGACACAGTCGGAGGATCCGATGGCTGTCGAACTCGTCCAGTCGGACAGCCTGGTGGAAGCTGCACTCGTCGACCCGAACAGCAGCGCCGTAACCTGAGGACGAAACACAGCACGGCTCGGAAAACTCAGACAAGAGTGATACGATCCTGAAATTCACCTTGAaatacagctgtttttgtctttcgtacatgtttaaaattaaataaaatgatcagtAACTTGTGTGCtgcacagtgtgagtgtgtggtgtgtgtgtgtgtgtgtgtgtgtgcgagtgtgtgtgtgtgcgagtgtgtgttacCTCTCAGCTGGGACTTGCCGATGCTGAATTCTTCATTCAGACCTATTCTCATTTCTGTTTAAGAAGGACAGACTGTTAGAAACGACTTTAATATTCACACTCAGATTCAGACTTATAAAATGGTGGACAGTGAATGTGATGCACGTTCGAGACTCTCGTGAAGTCGTTCTGGTCGGCTTCagtgtctctttgtttctgctgctgattcAACTATTTAACTTTACGTCCTTCAGTGTTGAAATGATCGAACAGACGCTCGGCTCACACCAGCTGATGTTCACATCTGTCTACACTGGTGCTGTTTCAGTCCGTGCGGCTACATAACAACTAAATAAATATCAGGAGGAAACCAACACACAACCTGTCCTGCTGACCTTTAACTCAGGGGAAGTCCCTGCAGCTGTGACCTCTTTTATGTTCATGCTCACCTGAGCAGCTCGGCATGTAGCACTTGACTCTGATCTCTCCCTCCACGTCGGCCTTCATCAGAACTCCCTGCAGCAcaaatcatcatcacactgagtcTCCAGGGTGTTAAACTCGAGACTGATTACAGTCTGGAACCGACACATTTCTGtaagtgtttctgctgctgatgtcactCACGTTGGAGCCGATGACGACTGACATCCTCTCGATCACGTCCACAAATATCTCGCTCTTCCCTccctggaaaaacacacacacacatatggaaaCTGTGAGGTTTGTTTTGGGAAGTCTACTGTGGAACTGGGCCCAGACTATTCACTGGAACATGTCAGTTATTTTCAACACACCCtaatcagtgaaaaaaaacaaacacacaaattgctTTTAATGCTTGATTGAACTTCTCTGAGAAATCCTGATAAAAATGACCCTGAAGTCCCAGACATTCACCTCTCTGCTGGACTGAATCGGTCGGGTGGCTGCAGAACTCGGAGCAACTTTACTCTGTTGTGTCTCCGCTCCgaactgcagaaaaacagcaacaacaacaacagatttgGATTTAAACCAAATAAATTTTAAACAATTTTATCTTGAAAGTTTAAATAATATTTAGCAACATGGTAAAGGTCCGGTGTGGAGCGTTCAGGGGTTGTGAACCAACCAGGCCGACATTGCTGAGGTCGAACAGGCTGAACGGTCGAGAGGAGACGGCTTCGGTCTGGATGAAGTTCTTCAGGACGTCAGAGGACGTCGTCTGGATGTAACCGTagtcctgacagacagacagagagacagagagagagaacaggaatatttttatttaatatttttctattgtatttttgtttatccatctattttttgttgagttgttgtTAAGTCTCTCAGAGATTGTTgattgaagtgtccttgggtaccctgaaaggtgcagtataaattaaatgtattattattattattattatcatgagGAATATGTAAGCTCGGTGACACAGGAATCTTTCTACCCAGAGGTTATTGTAAACACTGTGACTGGTTCTGTGGAGCTCATCTGAGTGTTTCCATGACTactgttgtaaacaaacatggtgTCTACAGACGAATGttgacaaaaacagactttgttGATGTGTATGGACACGTTCTGCCAGAGCTTCGTCAAACTGGTCATAAGGTGAACCCATCCAGGAGTCCGTCCTCTGGCTGCGACGCTCAGTCTGCAGCTCTCACTTGTGTTGCAATACGAGTCTTTGGAGATTCTCCAGAGCACGCGTGAAATCATTCTTGTTTAGCTTGACGTGTCTGCGTGGACcatgtttgtgtcctcagtCTTGTCTGCTTGGAGGGAAGGAGACTCACCACGATCTCATCCAGCAGCTCGTAGATGAGGGCAAAATTCATCTGCACCGACTTCTCTGACAGGCTGCCACAGTAATCTTTAACCAGAGCTGTTaacctgagacagacagagacagacagacagacagagttaaCCAACTGAATGTGTTAACCAACATCTAGATTGACACTTCCTCATTGTTGCACAGCAGGCAGATTGAAACACATCATGAGATCAGTGTGTTCGATCTACATCTTTGTCAACTTATCAAAAATCCTTTTATGTTTCTAAAACCAAAACctcattattgttattacctCTCTAAATAACCAgctgatgtgaaaatgaaaagatcaaCAATAAACTTAATTCTCAACGCtgtgttctctctgttttaattcattttacacttttaaatgtttgtgttcccCCTTTATTACAGCTTCCAATAAGTCCTGTGGAAAATATGGTAGAAAATGTTATCTTTAAAAGacatattaatttaaaaaacacacctgttgAGGAACTCGATGATGGTGAAGGGGGAGGAGTCAGCTGCTGTAGTCGTGGCGACCCAGTACAGTCCTCCCTGCCTGACGTGGACGAAGTGAAGATCTTTGTGactctgcaggaaaaacaacaacactggaTTGGTGTTGTGTTCAAGGTCCATGATTAAAAGAATAAactaacagtgtttttattatccAGCTGGTATTAATGAATCAGACTTGATTTAGGTCTGTGTGTGGATGGTTTGTCTCTCAGTGCTTCCAGTTTTGAAGGAAAACAGCTGACATTAAAACTTGATCCTAACAGGGAACATGTTTGTGAAGGTtcctcaaaacacacataacaGGCATGGTGTTACCATGACGACCGGTGGCTGATCTCCTGTCAACGCCGTGACCTTCTCGTAGAAAATGTTGATGACGTCACTTCCAGCCTCTCCACGGTCTGATGATGAGGTTAAgagccaaacaaacagaaagtaaCACAAGAAGCTTTGTCACTGATTCATGTGCATGAACACAGGTTTTTTCCACACACTGGGTCTGATCTTTTGGAAtcacagctgcagaaacaaCCGTTATCTTGTGTAAATGTAGTTTTCCCAAACGACTGTAAGTTCATATTCAGCCAGTCACGTAGGTGTGGTACCTTTCTTGGTGCAGGGTCACACAAAGATAAAAGTACAGATTAAAAGGaagaagtaaaaaataaaataacaacagtgaTTGAAAGTATATAGAAGAAGAGCATTAATAGAAACAGCGCGATAGGAAGGTGAGGATACAGTCTTTATAGATGAGGTGGTCGCCCTTTGAGGACAAGATGAAGACCTGAGAGATCATCCTGCTGcgagatagacagagacagaaatcaaTCAAGGACAGCTcaaaattatcaaaatgatcatttaCAGGTTTTAGCTCCAGAAAACTATCCGGTAACTGTAACACAGTAGCTCCCCCTGCAGGGTGTCTCCACAGAGAATCTCTAGTTCCTGTAGATTCCACAAAATATGATTATGATATGAAtattattgaattatttcacatgtctcacacacacagcttcactgtGGATGATCTGTCTGCAAAAGGAAGCTCCAACCAGTCAGACACCGACATGTTCTGTTT
This sequence is a window from Acanthopagrus latus isolate v.2019 chromosome 13, fAcaLat1.1, whole genome shotgun sequence. Protein-coding genes within it:
- the ap4m1 gene encoding AP-4 complex subunit mu-1 isoform X2, whose translation is MSHKDLHFVHVRQGGLYWVATTTAADSSPFTIIEFLNRLTALVKDYCGSLSEKSVQMNFALIYELLDEIVDYGYIQTTSSDVLKNFIQTEAVSSRPFSLFDLSNVGLFGAETQQSKVAPSSAATRPIQSSREGGKSEIFVDVIERMSVVIGSNGVLMKADVEGEIRVKCYMPSCSEMRIGLNEEFSIGKSQLRGYGAAVRVDECSFHQAVRLDEFDSHRILRLCPSQGEQTVMQYQLSDDLPSAPPFRLFPTIERDTGGRLLMYLKLRCDLPPKSAAINVCATIPVPKGSVSLSQELSSPDQSAELKLQSRAVHWMIPRFPGGTQLSALFKLEVPGLSSASMLEVGPVGLSFELPKLTVTGLQIRFLRLSPIQPGPSQRWVRYVTHSDSYTIRI
- the ap4m1 gene encoding AP-4 complex subunit mu-1 isoform X1 is translated as MISQVFILSSKGDHLIYKDYRGEAGSDVINIFYEKVTALTGDQPPVVMSHKDLHFVHVRQGGLYWVATTTAADSSPFTIIEFLNRLTALVKDYCGSLSEKSVQMNFALIYELLDEIVDYGYIQTTSSDVLKNFIQTEAVSSRPFSLFDLSNVGLFGAETQQSKVAPSSAATRPIQSSREGGKSEIFVDVIERMSVVIGSNGVLMKADVEGEIRVKCYMPSCSEMRIGLNEEFSIGKSQLRGYGAAVRVDECSFHQAVRLDEFDSHRILRLCPSQGEQTVMQYQLSDDLPSAPPFRLFPTIERDTGGRLLMYLKLRCDLPPKSAAINVCATIPVPKGSVSLSQELSSPDQSAELKLQSRAVHWMIPRFPGGTQLSALFKLEVPGLSSASMLEVGPVGLSFELPKLTVTGLQIRFLRLSPIQPGPSQRWVRYVTHSDSYTIRI